In one Siniperca chuatsi isolate FFG_IHB_CAS linkage group LG14, ASM2008510v1, whole genome shotgun sequence genomic region, the following are encoded:
- the LOC122888879 gene encoding lissencephaly-1 homolog B, with the protein MVLSQRQRDELNRAIADYLRSNGYEEAYSTFKKEAEIDMNEEVDKKYAGLLEKKWTSVIRLQKKVMELESKLNEAKEEMTHGGSVGQKRDPKEWIPRPPERYALSGHRAPVTRVIFHPVFSVMVTASEDATIKVWDYEAGDFERTLKGHTDSVQDISFDQTGKLLASCSADMSIKLWDFQGFECIRTMHGHDHNVSSVAIMPNGDHIVSASRDKTIKMWEVATGYCVKTFTGHREWVRMVRPNQDGSLMASCSNDQTVRVWVVASKECKAELREHEHVVECIAWAPDSAHPTILEATGSESKKSGKPGPFLLSGSRDKTIKMWDVSIGICLMTLVGHDNWVRGVLVHPGGRFIVSCADDKTIRIWDYKNKRCMKTLCAHEHFVTSLDFHKTAPYVVTGSVDQTVKVWECR; encoded by the exons ATGGTGCtgtcacagagacaaagagatgaaCT AAACCGGGCTATAGCCGACTATCTCCGTTCCAATGGATACGAGGAGGCCTATTCCACCTTcaagaaagaggcagagatagATATG AATGAAGAGGTAGATAAAAAGTATGCAGGGCTTTTGGAAAAGAAATGGACCTCAGTCATCAGATTACAGAAGAAG GTGATGGAGTTGGAGTCAAAGTTGAATGAAGCGAAGGAGGAGATGACACACGGAGGATCTGTGGGTCAGAAAAGAGACCCCAAGGAGTGGATCCCCCGTCCCCCGGAGAGATACGCCCTGAGCGGGCACCGCGCTCCAGTCACGCGTGTCATATTCCACCCCGTCTTCTCTGTCATGGTCACAGCCTCCGAGGATGCTACcatcaag GTGTGGGACTATGAGGCAGGGGACTTTGAGCGAACCCTGAAGGGCCACACAGACTCTGTGCAGGACATCTCCTTCGACCAGACGGGAAAGCTGCTGGCTTCATGTTCAGCTGACATGAGCATCAAATTATGGGACTTTCAAGGGTTCGAGTGCATCCGAACAATGCATG GTCACGATCACAATGTGTCGTCTGTAGCCATCATGCCAAATGGGGACCACATAGTGTCTGCCTCCAGAGACAAAACCATCAAGATGTGGGAGGTGGCCACTGG TTACTGTGTGAAGACATTTACAGGCCACAGAGAGTGGGTGAGGATGGTGCGTCCCAACCAGGACGGCTCATTGATGGCCAGCTGCTCCAATGACCAGACAGTGCGTGTCTGGGTGGTCGCCTCGAAGGAATGTAAAGCTGAGTTGCGGGAGCATGAACATGTGGTAGAGTGTATCGCCTGGGCCCCTGACAGTGCTCACCCCACCATCTTGGAGGCCACAGGCTCAGAG AGCAAGAAGAGTGGAAAACCTGGCCCCTTCCTTCTCTCCGGGTCCAGAGATAAAACAATTAAGATGTGGGACGTCAGCATTGGCATCTGCCTTATGACTCTG GTGGGACATGATAACTGGGTGCGTGGGGTGTTGGTTCATCCTGGAGGAAGATTCATAGTGAGCTGTGCTGATGACAAAACCATTAGGATCTGGGACTACAAGAACAAACGCTGCATGAAGACCCTGTGTGCCCATGAACACTTTGTTACCTCTCTGG ATTTCCATAAGACTGCTCCCTACGTGGTGACGGGCAGTGTCGATCAGACAGTCAAAGTCTGGGAGTGCCGCTGA